In Planctomycetota bacterium, one DNA window encodes the following:
- a CDS encoding amidohydrolase family protein: protein MPREAPRTDEDLSKPPIRRYAGPIVDCHTHVRTLEEARLLLAVAEAFGVRVVCGVVDLEGMAALVEALGDRFRPIVWVDHGLIGRPERFARESVGRILAARNLGAVAARILAARNLGAVAAKFWYSPRFVAETGFSIDSPALGPVLEALAELGMAALVHIADPDAWFAAYYADRARYGTKAEHFDRLERALDRHPDLKVLGAHFGGHPEDLAHLGRLLERHPNYAIDSSATKWVARALALQPAESRRFVVRWADRILFGTDLVAFSEAVPEDYASRYWAHRWMWEGEGPRPSPVPDPSAPWPEGARVHGLALPDDVLAKLYTANARRFLGVEVA from the coding sequence ATGCCGCGAGAAGCCCCGCGAACCGACGAAGACCTCTCGAAGCCGCCGATCCGCCGGTACGCCGGCCCCATCGTCGATTGCCACACCCACGTCCGCACGCTGGAGGAAGCGCGCCTGCTTCTCGCGGTGGCCGAGGCCTTCGGCGTCCGCGTCGTCTGCGGCGTGGTGGACCTGGAGGGGATGGCGGCGCTCGTCGAGGCGCTGGGGGACCGGTTCCGCCCCATCGTCTGGGTGGATCACGGGCTCATCGGCCGGCCGGAACGCTTCGCTCGCGAGAGCGTCGGCCGCATCCTGGCCGCGCGGAATCTCGGGGCGGTGGCCGCCCGCATCCTGGCCGCGCGGAATCTCGGGGCGGTGGCCGCCAAGTTCTGGTATTCGCCCCGATTCGTCGCCGAGACAGGTTTCTCGATCGACAGCCCGGCGCTCGGGCCCGTCCTGGAGGCGTTGGCGGAACTCGGCATGGCGGCCCTCGTCCACATCGCCGACCCGGACGCCTGGTTTGCCGCCTACTACGCCGACCGCGCGCGGTACGGCACGAAAGCGGAACACTTCGACCGGCTCGAGCGCGCCCTCGACCGCCACCCGGACCTCAAGGTGCTGGGCGCCCATTTCGGCGGCCACCCGGAGGACCTGGCGCACCTCGGCCGACTCCTGGAGCGGCACCCGAACTACGCGATCGATTCGAGCGCCACGAAATGGGTCGCGCGGGCTCTCGCGCTCCAGCCCGCCGAGAGCCGCCGCTTCGTCGTCCGCTGGGCGGACCGGATTCTCTTCGGCACGGACCTGGTGGCCTTTTCCGAGGCCGTGCCGGAGGACTATGCCTCGCGGTACTGGGCCCATCGCTGGATGTGGGAAGGCGAGGGCCCGAGGCCGTCGCCCGTGCCGGACCCGTCCGCGCCCTGGCCCGAAGGGGCGAGGGTCCACGGACTGGCGCTGCCGGACGACGTCCTCGCGAAACTCTACACCGCCAACGCCCGCCGGTTCCTGGGCGTCGAGGTCGCGTGA
- a CDS encoding ferritin family protein, producing MALTERMCGILEMGIRKERDAHDFYLRAAKNTNHPLGKKMFGRLADDETKHEQLLASWSRGGVCPRNVSLPPTGPDILKRAHAKTDRAVKPETGDLEAIELGQKMEREAIAFYQDAAAKAEDPEAKDLFGRLKAEEDKHLALLVDLYEYMRNPNLWSIRDEKAHFDS from the coding sequence ATGGCACTGACGGAACGGATGTGCGGGATCCTGGAGATGGGGATCCGCAAGGAGCGGGACGCCCACGATTTTTATCTGCGAGCGGCGAAGAACACGAACCATCCCCTCGGCAAGAAGATGTTCGGGCGGCTGGCGGACGACGAGACGAAGCACGAGCAGTTGCTCGCGTCGTGGTCGAGAGGGGGCGTGTGCCCGCGGAACGTCTCGCTGCCGCCGACCGGGCCGGACATCCTGAAGCGGGCCCACGCGAAGACCGACCGCGCCGTGAAGCCCGAGACCGGCGACCTCGAGGCGATCGAACTGGGGCAGAAGATGGAGCGCGAGGCGATCGCCTTCTACCAGGACGCCGCCGCCAAGGCCGAGGACCCCGAGGCCAAGGACCTCTTCGGCCGACTGAAGGCCGAGGAGGACAAGCACCTGGCGCTCCTCGTGGACCTCTATGAGTACATGCGGAACCCGAACCTGTGGAGCATTCGGGACGAGAAGGCGCATTTCGACTCCTGA
- the rfbB gene encoding dTDP-glucose 4,6-dehydratase, whose product MPTWVVTGGAGFIGSNFVRLALEERPDLRIVTIDLLTYAGNLGNLEGVPADRHAFVRADICDPEAVRQAVPQGADALLNFAAETHVDRSILGPLAFVRTNVLGTQVLLDAAREKGVKRFLQVSTDEVYGSLGPGASAFTEASPLVPSSPYAASKAAADLLVLAARHTYGQDVVITRCSNNYGPYQFPEKLIPLMLSNALEDKPLPVYGDGRQVRDWIHTDDHSRAVLAALDGGRPGTVYNIGARSERQNIDVVREILRQVGKPESLIRFVKDRPGHDRRYAMNPARIEEELGWRPQVSIEEGLADTIRWYRDHADWWRRVKDGSYREFYAKWYGNR is encoded by the coding sequence ATGCCCACCTGGGTCGTGACCGGAGGCGCCGGATTTATCGGGTCGAACTTTGTTCGGCTCGCGCTCGAGGAGCGGCCGGACCTGCGGATCGTCACGATTGACCTCTTGACCTATGCCGGAAACCTGGGAAACCTGGAAGGGGTTCCGGCGGATCGGCACGCGTTTGTCCGGGCCGACATCTGCGACCCCGAGGCGGTGCGCCAGGCCGTCCCCCAGGGAGCCGACGCTCTCCTCAACTTCGCCGCCGAAACCCACGTGGACCGGTCCATCCTCGGGCCCCTGGCGTTCGTCCGGACGAACGTCCTGGGGACGCAGGTGCTCCTGGACGCGGCCCGCGAGAAGGGGGTCAAGCGGTTCCTCCAGGTCTCGACGGACGAGGTGTACGGGTCGCTCGGGCCCGGCGCCTCGGCGTTCACAGAGGCCTCGCCGCTCGTCCCCTCCAGCCCGTATGCGGCCAGCAAGGCCGCCGCGGACCTCCTCGTCCTCGCCGCCCGGCACACGTACGGGCAGGACGTCGTCATCACCCGCTGCTCGAACAATTACGGGCCGTACCAGTTCCCGGAGAAACTCATCCCCCTGATGCTCTCCAACGCGCTGGAGGATAAGCCTCTGCCGGTGTACGGCGACGGGCGCCAGGTGCGGGACTGGATCCACACGGACGACCATTCGCGGGCCGTCCTGGCGGCGCTCGATGGCGGGCGGCCCGGAACCGTTTACAACATCGGCGCGCGAAGCGAACGGCAGAACATCGACGTCGTGCGCGAGATTCTGCGGCAGGTCGGCAAACCCGAGTCGCTCATCCGCTTCGTCAAGGACCGCCCGGGCCACGACCGCCGATATGCCATGAACCCGGCGCGGATCGAAGAGGAACTCGGCTGGCGGCCGCAGGTTTCCATCGAGGAAGGGCTCGCCGACACCATCCGCTGGTATCGCGACCACGCCGACTGGTGGCGCCGCGTCAAGGACGGGTCGTACCGCGAGTTTTACGCCAAGTGGTACGGCAATCGCTGA
- a CDS encoding histidinol phosphate phosphatase domain-containing protein, whose protein sequence is MIDLHTHTLLSDGELIPTELARRFEVLGYRALAMTDHVDTGMVETVVPVLARVAADLAGEMEMTVLAGAEVTHCRPRHIARVVERARRLGARIVVVHGESPVEPVIEGTNRAGIEAGCDILAHPGRLAESDARLAAERGVLLEISGRAGHSLTNGHVARLAREVGAQVIYGSDSHDVGDLKPPENAERVLAGAGLGAKEIQAALAAAERLVARALEREGQ, encoded by the coding sequence ATGATCGACCTCCACACGCACACGCTACTTTCGGACGGGGAACTCATCCCCACGGAACTGGCGCGCCGGTTCGAGGTGCTGGGGTACCGGGCCCTGGCGATGACGGACCACGTGGACACGGGGATGGTCGAGACGGTGGTGCCGGTGCTGGCGCGGGTGGCGGCGGACCTGGCGGGCGAGATGGAGATGACGGTGCTGGCGGGTGCGGAGGTGACGCACTGCCGCCCCAGGCACATCGCGCGGGTCGTCGAGCGGGCGCGCCGGCTCGGGGCGCGGATCGTGGTGGTGCACGGCGAATCGCCCGTCGAGCCGGTCATCGAAGGGACGAACCGGGCCGGCATCGAAGCGGGGTGCGACATCCTCGCGCATCCGGGGCGCCTCGCGGAGTCGGACGCGCGGCTGGCGGCGGAGCGCGGCGTCCTGCTGGAGATCAGCGGCCGGGCCGGCCACTCGCTCACGAACGGGCACGTGGCGCGCCTCGCGCGCGAAGTCGGGGCCCAGGTGATCTACGGTTCCGACAGCCACGACGTCGGGGACCTGAAGCCCCCCGAGAACGCGGAGCGCGTCCTGGCGGGTGCGGGACTCGGAGCGAAGGAGATCCAGGCGGCCCTGGCGGCGGCCGAGAGGCTGGTCGCCCGGGCGCTTGAGCGGGAGGGACAATAA
- a CDS encoding RluA family pseudouridine synthase produces the protein MHLPDREPETLEITLQSEPTEPRLDRFLALRWPAHSRASFQKLIRDGRVLVNDEPVTKPSGEVHRGDHLFVTLYKSRPLGIVPEPIPICVLYEDDDLLAVNKAPGIIVHPARGNPHGTLVNAVAYHATSLSRGGDPWRPGVVHRLDRDTSGIILFAKTDAAHVRLARQWEDRTVEKQYVAIVEGVPELDADVIEQPLGKDRHVRTRYAVRRDGTGKEAASHYEVAETFDGFAVVRVWPKTGRTHQIRVHLAYIGHRVVADRQYGSRDRLTLQEIARGRAERDEVLLARQALHAARLALRHPRTGEPLVLEAPLPDDMQRTLDALRRWRAVGAER, from the coding sequence ATGCACCTCCCCGACCGCGAGCCGGAAACCCTCGAAATCACCCTCCAGAGCGAGCCGACCGAGCCGCGCCTCGACCGCTTCCTCGCCCTTCGCTGGCCCGCCCACAGCCGCGCTAGTTTTCAGAAACTCATCCGCGACGGGCGCGTCCTCGTGAACGACGAACCCGTCACGAAACCCTCGGGCGAAGTGCACCGGGGAGACCACCTCTTCGTCACGCTTTACAAGTCCCGGCCGCTCGGCATCGTCCCCGAACCGATTCCCATCTGTGTCCTCTACGAGGACGACGACCTCCTCGCCGTCAACAAGGCGCCCGGGATTATCGTGCACCCCGCGCGCGGCAACCCGCACGGGACGCTCGTCAACGCGGTGGCCTACCACGCGACGAGCCTCTCGCGCGGCGGCGACCCCTGGCGGCCGGGCGTCGTCCACCGCCTCGACCGCGACACCTCCGGCATCATCCTCTTCGCCAAGACCGACGCGGCCCACGTGCGGCTGGCGAGGCAATGGGAGGACCGGACCGTCGAGAAGCAGTACGTCGCCATCGTCGAGGGCGTGCCGGAACTCGACGCCGACGTCATCGAGCAGCCCCTCGGAAAGGACCGCCACGTCCGCACGCGCTACGCCGTCCGCCGCGACGGCACCGGCAAAGAAGCCGCCAGCCATTACGAGGTCGCCGAAACGTTCGATGGGTTTGCGGTCGTCCGCGTCTGGCCGAAAACCGGACGCACCCACCAGATTCGCGTCCACCTCGCGTACATCGGCCATCGCGTTGTCGCCGACCGGCAGTACGGAAGCCGGGACAGGTTGACCCTCCAGGAGATCGCGCGCGGCCGGGCGGAAAGGGACGAGGTGCTCTTGGCGCGGCAAGCGCTGCACGCGGCGCGGCTCGCGCTTCGGCATCCGCGCACCGGCGAGCCGCTCGTCCTCGAAGCGCCGCTGCCGGACGACATGCAGCGGACGCTCGACGCCCTGCGCCGCTGGCGCGCTGTTGGCGCCGAGCGCTGA